The following proteins are co-located in the Vallicoccus soli genome:
- a CDS encoding mismatch-specific DNA-glycosylase, with amino-acid sequence MLPDLVAPAPRVLFCVPAAGACSVERGHYHSARGDAFWQLLHASGLVPVPLGPADDALLPRHGLGLCDLDRAPGGGWEVAALRDLVRRTGPGWVALEGKGAAAAVAGRPQPLGPVPWTLEGAPVFVLPSSSGANRRRDYDGRPDRLSWWRQLAGLVGAAAAPGRG; translated from the coding sequence GTGCTGCCCGACCTCGTCGCCCCCGCCCCGCGGGTGCTCTTCTGCGTTCCGGCCGCCGGCGCCTGCTCGGTCGAGCGGGGGCACTACCACTCCGCGCGCGGCGACGCGTTCTGGCAGCTCCTGCACGCCAGCGGCCTGGTGCCGGTGCCGCTGGGCCCGGCGGACGACGCCCTCCTCCCCCGGCACGGCCTCGGCCTCTGCGACCTCGACCGCGCGCCCGGCGGCGGCTGGGAGGTGGCGGCACTGCGGGACCTCGTGCGGCGCACCGGCCCGGGGTGGGTCGCCCTCGAGGGCAAGGGCGCGGCCGCGGCGGTCGCCGGGCGCCCGCAGCCGCTGGGGCCCGTGCCGTGGACCCTCGAGGGCGCCCCGGTCTTCGTGCTCCCGAGCTCGAGCGGGGCGAACCGGCGGCGCGACTACGACGGGCGCCCGGACCGGCTGTCCTGGTGGCGCCAGCTCGCCGGCCTGGTCGGCGCCGCCGCCGCCCCGGGCCGCGGGTAG
- a CDS encoding DUF3817 domain-containing protein, with product MSNAATRLRYVSVAEAVSFLLLLVATLLKYTGPQDEVGVKVLGPVHGALFVLYVLLALDVWRRRRWSLGRAAVVIGASVLPVAPLWVESRMLREDEAALAAQRREPVAA from the coding sequence ATGAGCAACGCCGCCACCCGCCTGCGCTACGTCTCGGTCGCCGAGGCGGTGTCGTTCCTGCTGCTGCTCGTGGCGACCCTGCTGAAGTACACGGGGCCGCAGGACGAGGTGGGCGTGAAGGTGCTCGGGCCGGTCCACGGCGCGCTGTTCGTCCTCTACGTCCTGCTCGCCCTCGACGTGTGGCGCCGCCGGCGCTGGTCCCTGGGCCGCGCCGCCGTCGTCATCGGGGCCTCGGTGCTCCCGGTCGCGCCGCTGTGGGTCGAGAGCCGGATGCTGCGCGAGGACGAGGCCGCGCTCGCGGCGCAGCGGCGGGAGCCGGTCGCGGCCTGA
- a CDS encoding PH domain-containing protein, which produces MVLLDAESSRARRFLLPHERLVAEVRWHPVRLTVPLLVLLGVAALMGWLASAVDAGSPVLDVAGVVLLVTALWFAWQVLEWWQERLIITDRRIMLGTGVLTRKLAVMPLRKVTDMTYERPLIGRLFAEYGWGTFVMESAGQDQALHRITPLPYPDVLYARLSSEIFGDAGMYGSPPPAEDAGDGTPVDEDDDAPPGASELATEPGELTPADDRTMIVRRREDD; this is translated from the coding sequence GTGGTCCTCCTCGACGCCGAGAGCTCGCGGGCCCGCCGCTTCCTGCTGCCGCACGAGCGGCTCGTCGCCGAGGTGCGCTGGCACCCCGTACGGCTGACGGTGCCCCTGCTCGTGCTCCTCGGGGTCGCCGCGCTCATGGGCTGGCTGGCGTCGGCGGTCGACGCAGGGAGCCCCGTGCTCGACGTGGCCGGGGTGGTGCTGCTCGTCACCGCCCTGTGGTTCGCCTGGCAGGTGCTCGAGTGGTGGCAGGAGCGGCTCATCATCACCGACCGGCGGATCATGCTCGGGACGGGCGTCCTGACCCGCAAGCTCGCGGTGATGCCGCTGCGCAAGGTCACGGACATGACCTACGAGCGCCCCCTCATCGGCCGGCTGTTCGCGGAGTACGGCTGGGGCACCTTCGTCATGGAGTCGGCGGGCCAGGACCAGGCGCTGCACCGGATCACCCCGCTGCCGTACCCCGACGTCCTCTACGCCCGCCTCTCCAGCGAGATCTTCGGCGACGCCGGGATGTACGGCAGCCCGCCGCCGGCGGAGGACGCGGGCGACGGCACCCCGGTCGACGAGGACGACGACGCCCCGCCCGGCGCCAGCGAGCTCGCCACCGAGCCCGGCGAGCTGACGCCCGCGGACGACCGGACCATGATCGTCCGGCGCCGCGAGGACGACTGA
- a CDS encoding tetratricopeptide repeat protein — translation MTTPSNFNAYGAVDLSALAARAQAASRPAPAAAGGGAVGGAGAAGAGVVVDVTEATFEAEVIQRSMTVPVVVDLWADWCGPCKQLSPILERLAIADGGRWVLAKVDVDAEQRIGAAFQVQSIPAVYAVLRGQPVPLFQGALPEPQVRQYLDELLRIAAENGVSGTVAPGGAPEAPAEPPSDPRFDAAYDAVERGDWAAARAAYQQVLAQAPADPEAAAGLAQVDLMERTESVDPAAVLAAAGAAPDDVAAQTLAADVELLQGDVEGGFRRLVETVRRSSGADRDAARAHLLSLFNVVGSEDPRVARARTLLANALF, via the coding sequence ATGACGACGCCCTCGAACTTCAACGCCTACGGCGCGGTCGACCTGAGCGCCCTCGCCGCCCGTGCCCAGGCCGCCTCGCGCCCCGCGCCGGCGGCCGCCGGCGGGGGAGCGGTCGGGGGTGCCGGCGCTGCCGGCGCGGGGGTCGTCGTCGACGTCACCGAGGCGACGTTCGAGGCCGAGGTCATCCAGCGCTCGATGACGGTCCCGGTCGTCGTCGACCTCTGGGCCGACTGGTGCGGCCCGTGCAAGCAGCTCAGCCCCATCCTCGAGCGGCTCGCGATCGCCGACGGCGGCCGCTGGGTGCTGGCGAAGGTCGACGTGGACGCCGAGCAGCGCATCGGCGCCGCCTTCCAGGTGCAGTCCATCCCCGCCGTGTACGCCGTCCTGCGCGGCCAGCCGGTGCCGCTCTTCCAGGGCGCGCTGCCCGAGCCGCAGGTGCGGCAGTACCTCGACGAGCTGCTGCGCATCGCCGCCGAGAACGGGGTGAGCGGCACCGTCGCCCCGGGCGGGGCGCCCGAGGCCCCCGCAGAGCCGCCGTCGGACCCGCGCTTCGACGCCGCGTACGACGCCGTCGAGCGCGGCGACTGGGCCGCGGCGCGGGCCGCGTACCAGCAGGTGCTGGCCCAGGCGCCGGCCGACCCGGAGGCCGCCGCCGGCCTCGCCCAGGTCGACCTCATGGAGCGCACCGAGTCCGTGGACCCGGCCGCCGTGCTCGCGGCGGCCGGCGCGGCGCCCGACGACGTCGCCGCGCAGACCCTGGCCGCGGACGTCGAGCTGCTGCAGGGCGACGTCGAGGGCGGCTTCCGCCGGCTCGTCGAGACGGTGCGTCGCAGCTCGGGCGCGGACCGGGACGCGGCGCGGGCGCACCTGCTGTCGCTGTTCAACGTGGTGGGGTCCGAGGACCCGCGGGTCGCCCGGGCGCGGACGCTGCTGGCGAACGCGCTGTTCTGA
- a CDS encoding glycosyltransferase family 4 protein, with translation MPVPLAAEHGGGVRGGGTATALREGAHLFREALHLLTSAWVRSTDVLDANTTRAALVLAPVALATRKPLVVHLRDMVDPQDLGRVNFELLTRTALPRAAAVVANSRATLASAEPFLGPHCVRTVVPSPLGEVPAPAPVRDGVRRVGVVGRLAAWKGQDVFLRAFAEVFRGRPVEAVVVGGPLFGEEAFEDRLRDLAHELVIGEQVRFTGHVADVGQVLRSLDVAVHCSRRPEPLGQTVLQYLAAGLPTVVADAGGPAEYVVDGENGLLHPPGDAAALAQCLRRLADEPALRRRLADAAPRTRGLASVEQIVNDHHRLYQSLVGHRGAVTGEDRR, from the coding sequence ATGCCGGTGCCCCTCGCTGCCGAGCACGGCGGAGGGGTGCGAGGCGGCGGGACAGCCACTGCCCTGCGCGAGGGCGCGCACCTGTTCCGTGAGGCCCTGCACCTGCTCACGTCGGCCTGGGTGCGGTCCACCGACGTCCTCGACGCCAATACAACCCGTGCCGCCCTGGTCCTCGCCCCGGTGGCGCTGGCGACGCGCAAGCCGCTGGTCGTGCACCTGCGCGACATGGTGGACCCCCAGGACCTCGGACGGGTCAACTTCGAGCTGCTCACGCGCACGGCCCTGCCGCGAGCGGCGGCCGTCGTGGCCAACAGCCGCGCCACGCTGGCCTCGGCGGAGCCGTTCCTGGGCCCGCATTGCGTCCGGACGGTGGTGCCGAGCCCGCTGGGTGAGGTACCCGCGCCCGCTCCCGTCCGGGACGGGGTGAGGCGTGTCGGCGTGGTCGGCCGCCTCGCGGCGTGGAAGGGCCAGGACGTCTTCCTGCGCGCCTTCGCCGAGGTGTTCCGCGGCCGTCCCGTCGAAGCGGTCGTCGTCGGGGGGCCGCTCTTCGGCGAGGAGGCCTTCGAGGATCGGTTGCGCGACCTGGCGCACGAGCTCGTGATCGGCGAGCAGGTGCGCTTCACCGGCCACGTGGCGGACGTCGGCCAGGTGCTGCGCTCGCTCGACGTCGCGGTGCACTGCAGCCGTCGACCCGAGCCGCTCGGTCAAACGGTCCTGCAGTACCTCGCCGCTGGCCTGCCCACGGTGGTCGCCGACGCCGGCGGGCCCGCGGAGTACGTGGTCGACGGGGAGAACGGCCTGCTCCACCCGCCCGGAGACGCTGCTGCGCTGGCCCAGTGCCTGCGCCGCCTCGCCGACGAGCCCGCGTTGCGCCGGCGGCTGGCCGACGCGGCTCCGCGCACGCGGGGGCTGGCGTCAGTTGAGCAGATAGTGAACGATCACCACCGTCTGTATCAGTCACTGGTCGGACACCGCGGAGCGGTGACGGGGGAGGACCGGCGATGA
- a CDS encoding glycosyltransferase, producing the protein MRIALAHDYLSQRGGAERVALAIARALGVRRIFTSVYNPATTYPEFADFEVVTSGLNQVPLFRRDPRCALPLLPSAVEGLRIDDVDLVVCSSSGWAHGVTTDARKVVYCHNTARWLYQRDDYFGRGPSLARSVLSGVERRLKRWDRDKALSADTYLCNSAVVADRVRTHYGIEAEVLHPPRGLSAHGPAAAVPGLEPGYLLTVGRPRGYKHTDVVRDAVAGLPRERLVSVGGGGAPYANVVDLHGVSDEQLRWLYANADALVACSYEDFGLTPVEAYAFGKPVLALDAGGYRETVSRDVSGLFIEDLSIEAIRATVRRFRRQEWNDERIRAHGESWSEEQFAQRLREKVGAVAA; encoded by the coding sequence ATGAGGATCGCACTGGCTCACGACTACCTCAGCCAGCGGGGCGGCGCCGAGCGCGTCGCGCTCGCCATCGCGCGTGCCCTAGGGGTGCGGCGCATCTTCACCAGCGTGTACAACCCGGCGACCACCTACCCGGAGTTCGCCGACTTCGAGGTCGTGACGTCGGGGCTCAACCAGGTGCCGCTGTTCCGTCGTGACCCCCGCTGCGCGCTGCCGCTGCTGCCTTCGGCCGTGGAGGGGCTGCGCATCGACGACGTCGACCTCGTCGTCTGCTCGTCCTCCGGCTGGGCGCACGGGGTCACGACCGACGCCCGCAAGGTCGTCTACTGCCACAACACGGCCCGCTGGCTCTACCAGCGGGACGACTACTTCGGCCGTGGCCCCTCGCTCGCTCGCTCGGTCCTGTCCGGCGTGGAGCGTCGGCTCAAGCGGTGGGACCGCGACAAGGCCCTGAGCGCGGACACCTACCTCTGCAACTCGGCGGTGGTCGCTGACCGGGTGCGCACCCACTACGGCATCGAGGCCGAGGTGCTGCACCCGCCGCGCGGGCTGTCGGCGCACGGCCCCGCTGCGGCGGTGCCGGGGCTGGAGCCCGGTTACCTGCTCACGGTCGGCCGACCGCGCGGCTACAAGCACACCGACGTCGTGCGCGACGCCGTCGCCGGCCTGCCGCGGGAGCGCCTGGTCTCCGTCGGGGGCGGGGGCGCGCCGTACGCCAACGTCGTCGACCTGCACGGTGTCAGCGACGAGCAGCTGCGTTGGCTCTACGCGAACGCCGACGCGCTCGTCGCCTGCTCCTACGAGGACTTCGGGCTCACCCCGGTCGAGGCGTACGCCTTCGGCAAGCCGGTCCTCGCCCTCGACGCCGGTGGCTACCGGGAGACGGTCAGTCGTGACGTCTCGGGCCTGTTCATCGAGGACCTGAGCATCGAGGCGATCCGCGCGACGGTGCGTCGCTTCCGCCGTCAGGAGTGGAACGACGAGCGGATCAGGGCCCACGGTGAATCGTGGTCCGAGGAGCAGTTCGCTCAGCGGCTGCGCGAGAAGGTGGGAGCGGTGGCCGCATGA
- a CDS encoding O-antigen ligase family protein, translating into MVASLVGAAGAFQLAYPVLAVASGAWLLLWARPEDYLEALVWVWVTAALARRVLDHAAGYTNPSLVVLAPYLMTCVGVLAAAAHHRSVRGPVAVFLAGYACLLGVGVAVGLASGPPGPVAADALRWLAPLCAGAFAVAAPFEAQSLARCTRRVVVWLLPLVGLYGVWQWTTAPAWDASWLRESEELVSSFGTDEPFGMRVWSTLNSPATAAFCLSWLLLLALAQRLTAWTAVALAAGAAALSLTNVRAAWVALALAVLPLLLLSRSARRQAALVVPVAVAVLVAAQPLRQNLLDRLGTLSTGLQDESVAARIGLQLEQAPSALRDLLGSGIGSTGTGARLGPGGSQAVLANADSGYLELLVTFGGPLGYALAVATVAVSVAAVLRLFVARPRVEALVPWACLVGTLPVSMLLGNSLTGMPGVLLLAGLGLLANNHLERRGAG; encoded by the coding sequence GTGGTCGCCTCGCTCGTCGGCGCGGCCGGTGCGTTCCAGCTCGCCTACCCGGTCCTCGCGGTCGCCTCGGGCGCATGGCTGCTCCTATGGGCTCGGCCCGAGGACTACCTCGAGGCGCTGGTGTGGGTGTGGGTCACCGCGGCGCTGGCTCGGCGGGTCCTGGACCACGCTGCCGGCTACACCAACCCCAGCCTGGTCGTGCTGGCCCCGTATCTGATGACGTGCGTCGGCGTGCTGGCCGCTGCGGCGCACCACCGGTCGGTCCGAGGTCCGGTCGCCGTCTTCCTCGCGGGGTACGCGTGCTTGCTCGGCGTCGGTGTGGCCGTCGGCCTCGCGTCAGGGCCGCCGGGACCGGTGGCGGCGGATGCGCTGCGGTGGCTGGCCCCGCTCTGCGCTGGTGCCTTCGCCGTGGCCGCACCCTTCGAGGCTCAGAGCCTGGCCCGGTGCACGCGGCGGGTGGTCGTGTGGCTGCTCCCCCTCGTCGGCCTCTACGGCGTCTGGCAATGGACCACCGCGCCGGCCTGGGACGCCTCCTGGCTCCGCGAGTCAGAGGAACTCGTCTCGTCCTTCGGGACGGACGAGCCGTTCGGCATGCGCGTCTGGTCGACCTTGAACTCGCCGGCCACAGCGGCCTTCTGCCTGTCCTGGCTCCTCCTGCTCGCGCTGGCCCAGCGGCTCACCGCCTGGACCGCGGTCGCGTTGGCCGCGGGCGCGGCCGCGCTGAGCCTGACCAACGTGCGAGCCGCCTGGGTCGCCCTCGCGCTCGCCGTGCTCCCGCTCCTGCTGCTCTCCCGCTCCGCGAGGCGCCAGGCGGCCCTCGTGGTGCCGGTGGCCGTCGCGGTCCTCGTCGCGGCGCAGCCGCTGCGGCAGAACCTGCTGGACCGGCTCGGGACGCTCTCCACCGGGCTGCAGGACGAGAGCGTGGCGGCGCGCATCGGTCTGCAGCTGGAGCAGGCGCCGTCGGCGCTGCGGGACCTGCTGGGCAGCGGCATCGGCAGCACGGGTACGGGCGCGCGGCTCGGTCCGGGGGGCAGCCAGGCGGTCCTCGCCAACGCCGACTCCGGCTACCTGGAGCTGCTGGTCACGTTCGGTGGTCCGCTCGGGTACGCGCTCGCGGTGGCAACGGTCGCGGTCAGCGTCGCGGCGGTGCTGCGGCTGTTCGTGGCGCGCCCGCGCGTCGAGGCGCTGGTGCCCTGGGCCTGCCTGGTCGGGACGCTGCCCGTGTCGATGCTGCTGGGCAACAGCCTCACCGGCATGCCGGGAGTGCTGCTCCTGGCCGGGCTCGGACTGCTGGCGAACAACCACCTGGAGCGCCGCGGTGCTGGCTGA
- a CDS encoding lipopolysaccharide biosynthesis protein has translation MLAERVVAAREGLSRSPLLRAGGSLAVARLTATLSAFVATPVLLAALGPDRFAVYAIGSGAFLYLSVLDLGFSDRCLLVCSAAVSRGDRESAARAVRRAVASYAVAGLGVVLALATSWQALSGVLNVPADLRRESLVLLCLLVLSWFAQKATTCAGSLAALRGRFGRAQVAPAWGVAALPLVAAACAVVQPDLALLGAGQLAVTGLVLAAALLLARQDYAWLSREGGQERPDGESGEVRPAPHRGFGLYVQLSALADIVVFAGDRFLVSAQLGLRGVAGLEVANRPATLVRMVSVAPLPVLFATMARRGADAQESLVRRTSAWQAAVTAVCAAALVGASGPLLELWLPGTIGRDLVLLMQLLVPAYAVHSLTGIYSSALKARGLAGPTCAFSLACALLKTTLFFLLLPTQGLLAVGWASLVGLSLPSVAFMLLVDRRIGLTRDCAPRLAGFVLATAAGSLAGARAADLAGSSPVLGLLLGTASACTVAALAWLFWARLLLALRAAAPSTVPDHVEHR, from the coding sequence GTGCTGGCTGAGCGGGTCGTCGCGGCGCGCGAGGGCCTGAGCCGCAGCCCTCTGCTCCGGGCCGGCGGGAGCCTCGCCGTCGCCCGTCTCACCGCTACCCTCAGCGCCTTCGTCGCCACGCCGGTCCTCCTCGCGGCGCTCGGGCCCGACCGCTTCGCGGTGTACGCGATCGGCAGCGGCGCCTTCCTCTACCTGAGCGTGCTCGATCTCGGTTTCTCCGACCGGTGCCTGCTCGTGTGCTCGGCAGCCGTCAGTAGGGGCGACCGGGAGTCTGCGGCCCGCGCAGTCCGGCGGGCCGTCGCCTCGTACGCCGTAGCGGGGCTCGGGGTCGTCCTCGCGCTGGCGACGAGCTGGCAAGCGCTGTCGGGGGTGCTCAACGTCCCGGCCGACCTCCGGCGCGAGAGCCTGGTGCTGCTCTGCTTGCTCGTGCTGTCCTGGTTCGCGCAGAAGGCCACCACCTGCGCCGGCAGCCTGGCTGCACTGCGCGGGCGCTTCGGGCGCGCCCAGGTGGCGCCCGCATGGGGCGTGGCAGCTCTCCCGCTGGTCGCGGCCGCGTGCGCCGTCGTACAGCCCGACCTCGCCCTGCTGGGCGCAGGCCAGCTGGCGGTCACGGGGCTCGTGCTAGCCGCTGCCCTGCTGCTGGCTCGCCAGGACTACGCGTGGCTGAGCCGCGAGGGCGGGCAGGAGCGGCCCGACGGGGAGAGCGGTGAGGTCCGACCCGCGCCCCACCGCGGCTTCGGCCTCTACGTGCAGCTCTCGGCCCTGGCGGACATCGTCGTCTTCGCGGGCGACCGCTTCCTCGTCAGCGCCCAGCTCGGCCTGCGGGGCGTCGCGGGGCTGGAGGTGGCCAACCGGCCGGCGACGCTGGTCCGGATGGTGTCCGTCGCGCCGCTGCCCGTGCTCTTCGCCACCATGGCGCGCCGCGGTGCGGATGCGCAGGAGTCGCTCGTGCGCCGGACCAGCGCGTGGCAGGCCGCGGTCACGGCCGTGTGCGCGGCCGCGCTCGTGGGTGCCTCCGGTCCGCTGCTCGAGCTCTGGCTGCCAGGGACCATCGGTCGCGACCTCGTCCTGCTCATGCAGCTGCTGGTACCCGCCTACGCCGTGCACTCCTTGACCGGCATCTACAGCTCGGCCCTCAAGGCCCGGGGGCTGGCCGGACCGACCTGCGCCTTCTCGCTCGCCTGCGCCCTCCTCAAGACCACCCTCTTCTTCCTGCTGCTGCCCACGCAGGGGCTGCTCGCCGTCGGCTGGGCGAGCCTGGTGGGCCTCTCACTGCCGAGCGTCGCCTTCATGCTGCTGGTCGACCGTCGCATCGGGCTCACCCGCGACTGCGCGCCTCGACTGGCCGGCTTCGTGCTCGCCACGGCCGCCGGCAGCCTGGCCGGTGCCCGCGCAGCCGACCTCGCCGGCTCCTCGCCCGTCCTCGGCCTCCTCCTGGGCACCGCATCAGCCTGCACCGTGGCCGCCCTCGCCTGGCTGTTCTGGGCGCGCCTGCTCCTCGCCCTTCGGGCAGCTGCCCCGTCCACCGTCCCCGACCACGTGGAGCACCGATGA
- a CDS encoding glycosyltransferase family 2 protein yields the protein MSLTSVVIPTYNGWDFTEQLLAQLVPLPDAALDVVVVDDKSELDLSGKVARRFPHVRFVTRSVNGGFARAVNEGVAATRGEVLAVLNNDLIVSAAQLRVLVDLARADHDLVVSPRLAYPDGRPAKVAHRFPTATRDARDMFVPTRVLRRVAAGRGPSSEEQGLVPTDWVTGACLVFHRSVWERVGPLDVDYRMYSEEVDWQRRARAVGVRSAVAEAVTVVHDESQGAAASHEAQLRRLGQVWRSRVRYHELHSAPRELRRLRALSKVALTQVPLLRVAALAPRLRSVAEYERARVDVIRRALVQR from the coding sequence ATGAGCCTGACCTCCGTCGTGATCCCCACCTACAACGGCTGGGACTTCACCGAGCAGCTGCTGGCGCAGCTGGTCCCGCTGCCGGACGCGGCGCTCGACGTGGTCGTCGTCGACGACAAGAGCGAGCTCGACCTGTCCGGGAAGGTCGCGCGGCGGTTCCCGCACGTGCGCTTCGTGACGCGCTCGGTCAACGGCGGCTTCGCCCGTGCCGTCAACGAGGGGGTCGCGGCGACCCGGGGCGAGGTGCTCGCCGTCCTCAACAACGACCTCATCGTGTCGGCCGCGCAGCTGCGGGTGCTGGTGGACCTCGCCCGGGCCGACCACGACCTCGTCGTGAGCCCGCGCCTCGCGTACCCGGACGGACGGCCTGCGAAGGTGGCGCACCGGTTCCCGACCGCAACGAGGGACGCGCGCGACATGTTCGTCCCGACGAGGGTCCTGCGCCGGGTGGCCGCCGGCCGCGGCCCTTCGTCGGAGGAGCAGGGGCTCGTGCCGACCGACTGGGTGACCGGGGCGTGCCTGGTGTTCCACCGCAGCGTGTGGGAGCGCGTCGGACCGCTCGACGTCGACTACCGCATGTACTCCGAGGAGGTGGACTGGCAGCGCCGGGCTCGAGCGGTGGGCGTACGGTCCGCGGTGGCGGAGGCCGTGACGGTGGTCCACGACGAGTCCCAGGGGGCGGCCGCGTCGCACGAGGCCCAGCTGCGCCGGCTCGGACAGGTGTGGCGCTCGAGGGTGAGGTACCACGAGCTCCACAGCGCCCCGCGGGAACTGCGCCGGCTTCGGGCACTGAGCAAGGTCGCGCTGACCCAGGTCCCACTTCTGCGGGTGGCGGCCCTGGCGCCGCGCCTGCGCAGCGTGGCCGAGTACGAGCGCGCGCGGGTCGACGTCATTCGGCGAGCGCTGGTGCAGCGTTGA
- a CDS encoding glycosyltransferase family 2 protein, whose amino-acid sequence MTRPAISATVITLNEVDKVKGCLDSVAWADDVLVLDSGSVDGTVELARSLGARVVHQEWLGYGRQKNRAAELAANDWVLNLDADERVTPALRDALLGAAFDVPGYSVVRRSDFLGRWHRPVHRPSVERLVRVYDRRVAAFTEAAVHEKVVSDAGAFVDLEGVLDHYGFRGVDDLVLRLNRYSSLLAAERPGAPSLLRMVSRPAARLAWGLLRHRGALDGRRGWAYVGLWAAHDLLVEVKRFERSLGPAGTARLPEEAGHR is encoded by the coding sequence ATGACCCGCCCTGCGATCAGCGCCACCGTTATCACCTTGAACGAGGTCGACAAGGTGAAGGGCTGCCTCGACTCCGTGGCGTGGGCGGACGACGTGCTCGTCCTCGACAGCGGCTCCGTCGACGGCACCGTCGAGCTCGCCAGGTCCCTCGGCGCCCGCGTCGTCCACCAGGAATGGTTGGGGTACGGGCGCCAGAAGAACCGCGCTGCTGAGCTCGCAGCGAACGACTGGGTGCTGAACCTCGACGCCGACGAGCGCGTCACCCCTGCTCTGCGCGACGCCCTCCTGGGCGCCGCCTTCGACGTGCCGGGCTACTCGGTCGTGCGGCGCAGCGACTTCCTCGGCCGCTGGCACCGACCGGTGCACCGCCCGTCGGTCGAGCGGCTGGTGCGTGTGTACGACCGCAGGGTGGCAGCCTTCACCGAGGCCGCCGTGCACGAGAAGGTCGTGAGCGACGCCGGTGCGTTCGTCGACCTGGAAGGCGTGCTCGACCACTACGGCTTCCGCGGGGTGGACGACCTCGTGCTCCGGCTCAACAGGTACAGCAGCCTGCTCGCCGCGGAGCGGCCGGGCGCGCCCAGCCTGCTGCGCATGGTGTCCCGGCCCGCGGCACGCCTGGCATGGGGCTTGCTCCGGCACCGCGGTGCGTTGGACGGCCGGCGCGGCTGGGCGTACGTCGGCCTCTGGGCGGCACACGACCTGCTCGTCGAGGTCAAGCGCTTCGAACGCTCGCTCGGTCCCGCGGGGACCGCGCGCCTCCCCGAGGAGGCCGGGCATCGCTGA